In Pyrus communis chromosome 1, drPyrComm1.1, whole genome shotgun sequence, the following are encoded in one genomic region:
- the LOC137725606 gene encoding uncharacterized protein, with product MATRSKDRSPTPGREKKSTSSPSTTKRLTKSQTTVTEKSLSTSSAKQVPNYLRPTLSASRHENSLRSSSAGAKKHCPEDHAASQNPTLNRRRSFDKPPSAFRIQKALISPGRDAPLRSSSFSAKISSNAPRPRIERTKSSTFGSGKPQLLPAKSVKKSSTSSSVKKESSSGSTRAPKSRDITHTLNLEANLDAIVSLEHHEVEEVGKISTEEHDKVILPDPKGEESEHVGDHDAGVSEAEANSGEDEKVKASEGSNGNTEELKENVEERNEGSGSVLTEKEEKPGDNDQQDGEENAKKKDDSGETKAEEGVASEDLETKVEMKEEQEKESDSKEENEGEESKNVEEKALDEKEREVVVDGGVEEAKPTEAGEAAVEVAEETLKPRQASGGSSQGGGKKDSAPAYNDVIEETTNKLMEKRKNKVKALVGAFETVIDYESK from the coding sequence ATGGCGACAAGATCTAAAGATCGTAGCCCTACTCCAGGGAGGGAGAAGAAGAGCACATCATCCCCATCAACCACCAAAAGGCTCACCAAGTCCCAAACTACAGTCACTGAAAAATCCTTGTCAACCTCATCAGCAAAACAAGTCCCAAACTATCTCAGGCCGACGTTAAGCGCCTCGAGGCACGAAAATTCGCTGAGGTCATCGTCCGCCGGTGCCAAGAAACATTGCCCTGAAGATCATGCAGCATCTCAAAACCCTACATTGAATAGAAGAAGATCTTTTGACAAGCCACCATCAGCTTTTAGGATTCAGAAGGCATTGATCTCCCCAGGAAGGGACGCGCCACTGCGATCTTCGTCATTTTCAGCGAAAATCTCCTCTAATGCTCCGAGACCAAGAATAGAGAGGACGAAATCGAGCACTTTTGGGTCTGGAAAGCCGCAGCTTTTGCCTGCAAAGAGTGTGAAGAAGAGCAGCACAAGCAGTTCGGTTAAGAAGGAGAGTTCATCGGGTTCAACAAGAGCTCCGAAAAGCAGGGACATAACGCATACACTTAATCTCGAAGCGAATTTAGATGCTATAGTGTCTTTGGAACATCATGAGGTTGAAGAGGTAGGTAAGATTTCGACTGAGGAGCATGATAAAGTGATTCTTCCGGATCCAAAAGGCGAAGAGAGTGAGCACGTTGGTGATCATGATGCTGGTGTTTCTGAGGCTGAAGCAAATAGCGGCGAGGATGAGAAGGTGAAGGCTAGTGAGGGTTCAAATGGTAATACGGAGGAATTGAAGGAAAATGTGGAGGAAAGAAACGAAGGAAGCGGAAGTGTATTGACCGAAAAAGAAGAGAAGCCGGGGGATAATGATCAACAAGATGGGGAAGagaatgcaaaaaaaaaagatgacagCGGCGAGACAAAGGCGGAAGAGGGTGTGGCAAGTGAAGATCTGGAAACAAAAGTTGAGATGAAAGAAGAACAGGAAAAAGAGAGTGATagtaaagaagaaaatgaaggggAGGAAAGCAAAAATGTTGAGGAAAAGGCATTGGATGAGAAGGAAAGAGAAGTGGTTGTGGATGGTGGAGTTGAGGAAGCAAAGCCAACGGAGGCAGGTGAGGCGGCTGTTGAGGTGGCAGAGGAAACACTAAAGCCGCGACAAGCGAGCGGGGGATCTTCACAAGGAGGAGGGAAGAAAGACTCAGCTCCTGCATACAATGATGTGATTGAGGAGACTACAAACAAGTTGatggagaaaagaaagaacaaggtGAAGGCATTGGTTGGGGCCTTTGAAACTGTCATAGAttatgaatccaaatga
- the LOC137715623 gene encoding large ribosomal subunit protein bL28m-like codes for MASVRGKETIKSVMKKFGDKTLTPRLKEELKKKGTMGSKTLPTRLREELKKKGIPDSNIIMGRAKRGIYAGRHIQFGNQISEDGGNKSRRTWKPNVQEKRLFSYILDRHIRVKVTTHALRCIDKAGGIDEYFLKTPYQKMDTEMGLVWKARIEKLYEDAGHRQVVFIKPEAEAEANLEQGFKNLKIDEREVKRQMYGWSKKLKQIEDGVDKQVADVVDAKVAVGSSHVDVPEQLVANS; via the exons ATGGCGTCGGTGAGGGGGAAGGAGACGATCAAGAGCGTAATGAAGAAGTTCGGCGACAAAACCCTAACGCCGCGGCTGAAGGAGGAGCTGAAGAAGAAAGGCACCATGGGAAGCAAAACCCTACCCACCCGATTGAGAGAGGAGCTCAAGAAGAAAGGCATACCCGATTCGAATATCATCATGGGTCGGGCCAAGCGCGGCATCTACGCCGGCCGCCACATCCAGTTCGGCAACCAAATCAGCGAAGACGGCGGCAACAA GTCGAGGAGGACATGGAAACCAAATGTGCAGGAGAAGCGGCTCTTTAGTTACATCCTAGACCGCCACATTCGAGTCAAAGTCACCACCCATGCTCTCCGTTGCATAGACAAGGCAGGTGGGATTGATGAGTATTTTCTGAAAACTCCTTACCAGAAGATGGATACAGAAATGGGCCTTGTCTGGAAAGCCAGAATCGAAAAGCTATATGAAGATGCTGGGCACAGGCAGGTTGTATTTATTAAACCTGAAGCTGAAGCCGAAGCCAACTTGGAACAGGGAttcaaaaacctaaaaatagACGAGAGGGAAGTCAAGAGACAAATGTATGGTTGGTCGAAGAAGCTAAAACAGATCGAGGACGGAGTGGACAAACAAGTAGCTGATGTCGTAGACGCAAAGGTTGCGGTAGGAAGCTCTCATGTTGATGTTCCTGAGCAGTTGGTCGCAAACTCCTGA
- the LOC137732083 gene encoding uncharacterized protein: protein MARETLTLVSRSLKRAVNKINLILLSFKLNRLRLASILGCCSSRASTRHCLSFNDRLGLYSCIEDENTSTDGNQRSLRRVQSTRARDLPKDQSLDDHDGDDDDVDRRADVFIANFHRQLMFERQVSLQLSSVFDIS from the exons ATGGCTAGGGAAACCTTGACACTCGTAAGCCGCAGCCTCAAGAGGGCGGTGAACAAAATCAACCTCATTCTACTCAGCTTCAAATTAAACCGATTGCGCTTGGCTTCGATCCTCGGTTGCTGCTCTTCTCGAGCTTCTACGAGGCATTGTTTGAGCTTCAATGACCGGTTGGGGCTGTACAGCTGCATTGAAGATGAAAATACTAGTACTGATGGGAATCAACGCAGTTTGAGAAGGGTTCAAAGCACAAGGGCCCGTGATCTTCCGAAGGATCAGTCTTTGGATGATCacgatggtgatgatgatgacgtCGATCGCAGAGCTGATGTTTTCATAGCGAATTTTCACCGGCAGCTGATGTTTGAGAGACAAGTTTCTTTGCAGCTAAG TTCTGTATTTGATATATCATAG